One Benincasa hispida cultivar B227 chromosome 5, ASM972705v1, whole genome shotgun sequence genomic window carries:
- the LOC120077486 gene encoding geranylgeranyl transferase type-2 subunit beta 1-like isoform X1, giving the protein MGELTAEKHVKYIISVEKRKDDLQSVMMEHIRMNGAYWGLTTLDILGKLDTVDINEVVSWVLKCQHESGGFSGNIGHDPHILYTLSAVQVLALFDKLSVVDVDKVTDYIVGLQNEDGSFSGDIWGEVDSRFSYIAVSCLSLLNQLEKINVEKAVNYIVSCKNMDGGFGCTPGGESHSGQIFCCVGALAIMGSLHHIDKDLLGWWLCERQVKSGGLNGRPEKLPDVCYSWWVLSSLIMIGRVHWINKEKLIKFILDCQDTENGGISDRPDDAVDVYHTYFGIAGLSLLEYPGLKAIDPAYALPVDVVNRIFLGKK; this is encoded by the exons ATGGGGGAATTGACAGCTGAGAAACACGTGAAATACATCATATCTGTTGAAAAG AGAAAGGATGATCTTCAATCTGTGATGATGGAACATATTAGAATGAATGGTGCATATTGGGGGTTAACCACACTGGATATTCTTGGAAAGCTAGATACTGTGGATATCAATGAAGTTGTTTCGTGGGTCTTGAAATGTCAGCACGAGTCAG GTGGTTTTTCTGGAAACATTGGACATGATCCCCACATACTTTACACCCTTAGTGCCGTCCAAGTCTTGGCCCTCTTTGACAAGTTGAGTGTTGTAGATGTTGATAAGGTGACAGATT ATATTGTTGGTTTGCAAAATGAAGACGGTTCCTTTTCAGGAGATATTTGGGGTGAAGTAGATTCAAG GTTTTCTTATATTGCAGTATCTTGTCTGTCCTTATTAAATCAACTGGAAAAAATTAATGTAGAGAAGGCTGTGAACTACATTGTTAGCTGCAAAAATATGGATGGTGGATTTGGATGCACGCCTGGTGGAGAATCTCACTCTGGACAAA TTTTCTGTTGTGTTGGTGCTCTTGCTATAATGGGTTCTCTACACCATATTGACAAGGATCTTCTTGGCTGGTGGTTATGTGAGCGGCAAGTCAAATCTGGAGGTCTTAATGGTCGACCTGAGAAACTTCCTGAT GTTTGCTACTCATGGTGGGTTCTTTCTAGCTTGATCATGATTGGCAGAGTTCACTGGATTAATAAGGAAAAACTCATTAAGTTCATCTTAGACTGTCAG GACACAGAAAATGGTGGTATTTCAGACAGACCGGATGATGCTGTTGATGTCTATCACACGTACTTCGGAATAGCTG GCCTTTCACTTCTTGAATATCCAGGCCTGAAAGCCATTGACCCAGCTTATGCTTTACCAGTTGATGTTGTGAACAGAATTTTCTTGGGCAAAAAATAG
- the LOC120077486 gene encoding geranylgeranyl transferase type-2 subunit beta 1-like isoform X2: MMEHIRMNGAYWGLTTLDILGKLDTVDINEVVSWVLKCQHESGGFSGNIGHDPHILYTLSAVQVLALFDKLSVVDVDKVTDYIVGLQNEDGSFSGDIWGEVDSRFSYIAVSCLSLLNQLEKINVEKAVNYIVSCKNMDGGFGCTPGGESHSGQIFCCVGALAIMGSLHHIDKDLLGWWLCERQVKSGGLNGRPEKLPDVCYSWWVLSSLIMIGRVHWINKEKLIKFILDCQDTENGGISDRPDDAVDVYHTYFGIAGLSLLEYPGLKAIDPAYALPVDVVNRIFLGKK, translated from the exons ATGATGGAACATATTAGAATGAATGGTGCATATTGGGGGTTAACCACACTGGATATTCTTGGAAAGCTAGATACTGTGGATATCAATGAAGTTGTTTCGTGGGTCTTGAAATGTCAGCACGAGTCAG GTGGTTTTTCTGGAAACATTGGACATGATCCCCACATACTTTACACCCTTAGTGCCGTCCAAGTCTTGGCCCTCTTTGACAAGTTGAGTGTTGTAGATGTTGATAAGGTGACAGATT ATATTGTTGGTTTGCAAAATGAAGACGGTTCCTTTTCAGGAGATATTTGGGGTGAAGTAGATTCAAG GTTTTCTTATATTGCAGTATCTTGTCTGTCCTTATTAAATCAACTGGAAAAAATTAATGTAGAGAAGGCTGTGAACTACATTGTTAGCTGCAAAAATATGGATGGTGGATTTGGATGCACGCCTGGTGGAGAATCTCACTCTGGACAAA TTTTCTGTTGTGTTGGTGCTCTTGCTATAATGGGTTCTCTACACCATATTGACAAGGATCTTCTTGGCTGGTGGTTATGTGAGCGGCAAGTCAAATCTGGAGGTCTTAATGGTCGACCTGAGAAACTTCCTGAT GTTTGCTACTCATGGTGGGTTCTTTCTAGCTTGATCATGATTGGCAGAGTTCACTGGATTAATAAGGAAAAACTCATTAAGTTCATCTTAGACTGTCAG GACACAGAAAATGGTGGTATTTCAGACAGACCGGATGATGCTGTTGATGTCTATCACACGTACTTCGGAATAGCTG GCCTTTCACTTCTTGAATATCCAGGCCTGAAAGCCATTGACCCAGCTTATGCTTTACCAGTTGATGTTGTGAACAGAATTTTCTTGGGCAAAAAATAG
- the LOC120077486 gene encoding geranylgeranyl transferase type-2 subunit beta 1-like isoform X3, with translation MGELTAEKHVKYIISVEKRKDDLQSVMMEHIRMNGAYWGLTTLDILGKLDTVDINEVVSWVLKCQHESDIVGLQNEDGSFSGDIWGEVDSRFSYIAVSCLSLLNQLEKINVEKAVNYIVSCKNMDGGFGCTPGGESHSGQIFCCVGALAIMGSLHHIDKDLLGWWLCERQVKSGGLNGRPEKLPDVCYSWWVLSSLIMIGRVHWINKEKLIKFILDCQDTENGGISDRPDDAVDVYHTYFGIAGLSLLEYPGLKAIDPAYALPVDVVNRIFLGKK, from the exons ATGGGGGAATTGACAGCTGAGAAACACGTGAAATACATCATATCTGTTGAAAAG AGAAAGGATGATCTTCAATCTGTGATGATGGAACATATTAGAATGAATGGTGCATATTGGGGGTTAACCACACTGGATATTCTTGGAAAGCTAGATACTGTGGATATCAATGAAGTTGTTTCGTGGGTCTTGAAATGTCAGCACGAGTCAG ATATTGTTGGTTTGCAAAATGAAGACGGTTCCTTTTCAGGAGATATTTGGGGTGAAGTAGATTCAAG GTTTTCTTATATTGCAGTATCTTGTCTGTCCTTATTAAATCAACTGGAAAAAATTAATGTAGAGAAGGCTGTGAACTACATTGTTAGCTGCAAAAATATGGATGGTGGATTTGGATGCACGCCTGGTGGAGAATCTCACTCTGGACAAA TTTTCTGTTGTGTTGGTGCTCTTGCTATAATGGGTTCTCTACACCATATTGACAAGGATCTTCTTGGCTGGTGGTTATGTGAGCGGCAAGTCAAATCTGGAGGTCTTAATGGTCGACCTGAGAAACTTCCTGAT GTTTGCTACTCATGGTGGGTTCTTTCTAGCTTGATCATGATTGGCAGAGTTCACTGGATTAATAAGGAAAAACTCATTAAGTTCATCTTAGACTGTCAG GACACAGAAAATGGTGGTATTTCAGACAGACCGGATGATGCTGTTGATGTCTATCACACGTACTTCGGAATAGCTG GCCTTTCACTTCTTGAATATCCAGGCCTGAAAGCCATTGACCCAGCTTATGCTTTACCAGTTGATGTTGTGAACAGAATTTTCTTGGGCAAAAAATAG
- the LOC120077355 gene encoding uncharacterized protein LOC120077355 translates to MKIGLTVKNKLGFINGEIPRPSGELLSSWIICNGVVTAWILNSLSKEISASINFSDSPQEIWVDLQERYQRQNRPRVFQLCREISNLMQNQDSVTTYYAKLKTLWNELISYRPSCSCGKCTCDGVKNLQTYFQTECVVSFLMGLNNSSAPIRSQLLLMEPEPSINPTFSLVAQEIVQKAFSSSPGIVMSSSNATALLVKNGPSASS, encoded by the coding sequence ATGAAGATCGGGCTTACTGTCAAGAATAAACTCGGCTTCATCAATGGAGAAATCCCCCGTCCTTCTGGTGAGTTACTTAGCTCTTGGATCATATGCAATGGTGTCGTCACTGCGTGGATTCTTAATTCCCTTTCCAAAGAAATCTCTGCGAGCATCAATTTTTCTGACTCTCCGCAAGAAATTTGGGTTGATCTTCAAGAACGATACCAGCGTCAGAATCGGCCAAGAGTTTTTCAGCTTTGCCGCGAAATTTCCAACCTCATGCAGAATCAAGATTCTGTCACCACATACTATGCAAAGCTAAAGACGTTGTGGAATGAACTGATATCCTACCGCCCTTCCTGCTCCTGTGGAAAATGTACTTGCGATGGCGTCAAGAACCTACAGACATACTTTCAGACGGAGTGTGTTGTGTCGTTTCTCATGGGATTAAACAACTCCTCTGCTCCAATTAGATCTCAGTTGTTGCTGATGGAACCAGAACCCTCTATCAATCCCACATTTTCCTTGGTAGCACAAGAAATTGTTCAGAAAGCCTTTTCTTCATCCCCTGGCATTGTCATGTCTTCATCCAATGCCACTGCTCTTCTTGTGAAAAATGGTCCTTCTGCTTCCTCCTAG